Proteins encoded by one window of Pseudomonas sp. PSKL.D1:
- a CDS encoding alpha-1,4-glucan--maltose-1-phosphate maltosyltransferase has protein sequence MSRNEPFESVPTASDHPHQAIGLSQALLAPRIVIEDTQPVLEGGAFAAKAISGQPVAVSCKVYSDGHDRLAVMLNWHEATSRRVHCVPMQALGNDLWQAEFTPAELGAHLFSIEAWIDPFATYCHDLEKKFHAGVDVKLELEEGRLMLGQGVGLSDGALSEEIAALQQQLQGLTANDQVALLLHPDTARLMTEAEHRSYLTRSREFPIDVDRPAALFASWYELFPRSITDSPERHGTFNDVHQRLPMIRDMGFDVLYFPPIHPIGTQHRKGRNNALRAEPGDPGSPYAIGSPEGGHDAIHPQLGTRDDFRRLVAAAAEHGLEIALDFAIQCSQDHPWLKEHPGWFSWRPDGTIRYAENPPKKYQDIVNVDFYAADAVPSLWLALRDVVLSWVEEGVKTFRVDNPHTKPLPFWQWLIADVRSQHPDVIFLAEAFTRPAMMARLGKVGYAQSYTYFTWRNSKQELREYFEQLNQPPWSLCYRPNFFVNTPDINPYFLQTSGRAGFLIRAALATMGSGLWGMYSGFELCEGTPLPGKEEYLDSEKYEIRPRDFTQPGNIIAEIAQLNRIRRQNRALQTHLGVAFFNCWNDNILYFAKRTPERDNYILIAVSLDPHNAQEAHFELPLWELGLDDNAETHGEDLMTGHRWSWYGKTQFMRIEPWHLPFGIWRIHKA, from the coding sequence ATGTCACGTAACGAGCCCTTCGAAAGTGTGCCCACGGCGAGCGATCACCCGCACCAGGCCATAGGCCTGTCCCAGGCGCTGTTGGCGCCGCGCATCGTGATCGAAGACACCCAGCCCGTGCTCGAAGGCGGCGCGTTCGCCGCCAAGGCCATCAGCGGCCAGCCAGTTGCGGTCAGCTGCAAGGTTTACAGTGACGGCCACGACCGCCTGGCAGTCATGCTCAATTGGCACGAGGCCACTAGCCGGCGCGTACATTGCGTGCCGATGCAGGCGCTGGGCAATGACCTGTGGCAGGCCGAGTTCACGCCTGCCGAATTGGGCGCCCATCTGTTCAGCATCGAGGCGTGGATTGACCCTTTCGCCACCTATTGCCATGACTTGGAGAAAAAGTTTCACGCTGGCGTCGATGTAAAGTTGGAGCTGGAAGAGGGCCGGTTGATGCTTGGCCAGGGCGTGGGTTTGAGCGATGGCGCACTCAGCGAAGAAATCGCCGCTCTGCAGCAGCAACTTCAGGGCCTCACCGCCAACGACCAGGTTGCCCTGTTGCTGCACCCCGACACGGCAAGGCTGATGACCGAAGCCGAGCACCGCAGCTACCTCACCCGCAGCCGTGAATTCCCCATCGATGTCGACCGCCCGGCGGCTCTGTTCGCCAGTTGGTACGAGCTGTTCCCGCGGTCGATCACCGACAGCCCTGAGCGCCACGGCACCTTCAACGACGTGCACCAACGCCTGCCGATGATCCGCGACATGGGCTTCGACGTGCTGTACTTCCCGCCCATCCACCCGATCGGCACCCAGCACCGCAAGGGCCGTAACAACGCCCTGCGCGCCGAGCCCGGCGACCCCGGCAGCCCATACGCCATCGGCAGCCCGGAGGGTGGCCATGACGCCATTCACCCGCAGTTGGGCACGCGCGATGACTTCCGGCGCCTGGTCGCCGCCGCGGCCGAACATGGCCTGGAAATCGCCCTCGACTTCGCCATCCAGTGCTCCCAGGACCACCCCTGGCTCAAGGAGCACCCCGGCTGGTTCAGCTGGCGCCCCGATGGCACCATCCGCTATGCGGAAAACCCGCCCAAAAAATACCAGGACATCGTCAACGTCGACTTCTATGCCGCCGACGCCGTGCCTTCACTGTGGCTGGCCCTGCGTGATGTGGTGTTGAGTTGGGTTGAAGAGGGCGTAAAAACCTTCCGCGTCGACAACCCTCACACCAAGCCGTTGCCGTTCTGGCAATGGCTGATTGCCGATGTGCGCAGCCAGCACCCTGACGTGATCTTCCTGGCCGAAGCGTTTACCCGGCCAGCGATGATGGCCCGGCTGGGTAAGGTGGGGTATGCCCAGAGCTATACCTATTTCACCTGGCGCAACAGCAAGCAAGAGCTGCGCGAGTATTTCGAGCAGCTCAACCAGCCGCCGTGGAGCCTGTGCTACCGGCCCAATTTCTTCGTCAACACGCCCGACATCAACCCGTATTTCCTGCAAACCAGTGGCCGTGCAGGCTTTCTGATTCGCGCCGCCCTGGCCACCATGGGCTCGGGCCTGTGGGGCATGTACTCGGGTTTTGAGTTGTGCGAGGGCACGCCATTGCCCGGCAAGGAGGAGTACCTGGATTCGGAGAAGTACGAAATCCGCCCGCGCGACTTCACCCAGCCCGGCAACATCATTGCCGAGATTGCCCAGCTAAACCGCATTCGCCGGCAGAACCGCGCGTTGCAAACGCATCTGGGCGTGGCGTTCTTCAACTGCTGGAACGACAACATCCTGTACTTCGCCAAGCGCACGCCCGAGCGCGACAACTACATCCTGATTGCGGTGAGCCTTGACCCGCACAACGCCCAGGAGGCGCATTTCGAGCTGCCGTTGTGGGAGCTGGGCCTGGACGACAACGCCGAAACCCACGGCGAAGACCTGATGACCGGCCACCGCTGGTCGTGGTACGGCAAAACCCAGTTCATGCGCATCGAGCCCTGGCATTTGCCGTTCGGCATCTGGCGCATCCATAAGGCATGA